The proteins below come from a single uncultured Fusobacterium sp. genomic window:
- a CDS encoding ABC transporter substrate-binding protein has product MLKFNKYGKIITMMLFSTLLISCGEESKKVEEKTVATQTKIDEKSTEIAKEKNQITIGVTSFADTLEPTEQYFSWVILRYGIGETLTKFDKDGHITSSLAESWEHNEDGSQWRFKIRKGVKFSDGTDMTVESVKKSLERTFSMSKRAESFFKPKSFTVDGDYLVVTTETPNTTLPGCFADPLFLIVNIEADTSKFAMEGPVCTGPYVVEEFNPTEYCIVRKNPHYWGGEVPFEKVNFKCINDQATRSMAMQSGEIQIAYNLKTENLIDFQDSEKYNVQSLESLRATYAFMNENGVLKDKALRQAINRALNKEVYCKVLLAGGAIPGKAPVPPTLDFGFDELVDENSYNPDSAKQILAKAGYKDVDGDGYVETPDGKKLILDFVIYTSREELKIYAQAAQISLKEVGINVKINTVSYETLLDFRDAGKFDLLIWNVLVANTGDPEKYLRENWYSKSISNQTGYNNPKVDELLDRLEKEFDPVLRRELIVEVQQLIMDDIPTIFFGYETTYLISSQKLKNVEMFPIDYYWITSKTAFK; this is encoded by the coding sequence ATGTTAAAATTTAATAAGTATGGAAAAATTATAACTATGATGCTTTTTTCTACTCTTTTAATTTCATGTGGAGAGGAGAGTAAAAAAGTTGAGGAGAAAACTGTAGCAACTCAAACTAAGATAGATGAGAAAAGTACAGAAATTGCTAAAGAAAAAAATCAAATAACAATAGGAGTTACAAGTTTTGCAGATACACTTGAGCCAACTGAACAGTATTTTAGCTGGGTAATATTAAGATATGGAATAGGAGAAACTTTAACAAAATTTGATAAAGATGGACATATTACATCTTCTTTAGCTGAGAGTTGGGAACATAATGAAGATGGAAGTCAATGGAGATTTAAAATACGTAAGGGTGTTAAATTCTCTGATGGAACTGATATGACAGTTGAGAGTGTAAAAAAATCTTTAGAGCGTACTTTTAGTATGAGTAAAAGAGCAGAATCATTTTTTAAGCCAAAATCTTTTACTGTAGATGGAGATTATTTAGTAGTGACAACAGAAACACCAAATACTACTTTACCTGGTTGTTTTGCTGATCCACTATTTTTAATAGTTAATATAGAGGCAGATACTTCAAAATTTGCTATGGAGGGACCTGTCTGTACAGGACCATATGTGGTAGAGGAGTTTAATCCCACAGAGTATTGTATAGTGAGAAAAAATCCTCACTATTGGGGTGGAGAAGTACCATTTGAAAAAGTTAATTTTAAATGTATTAATGACCAAGCTACTCGTTCTATGGCTATGCAATCTGGAGAGATACAAATTGCTTACAACTTAAAAACTGAAAACTTAATTGATTTTCAAGACAGTGAAAAATATAATGTACAAAGCTTAGAATCATTGAGAGCTACTTATGCTTTTATGAATGAGAATGGGGTTTTAAAGGATAAAGCTCTTCGTCAAGCAATAAATAGAGCTTTAAATAAAGAGGTATATTGTAAAGTTTTATTAGCTGGAGGAGCAATACCAGGAAAAGCACCTGTACCTCCAACATTGGATTTTGGATTTGATGAATTAGTAGATGAAAATAGCTATAATCCAGATAGTGCAAAACAAATTTTAGCTAAGGCTGGATATAAAGATGTGGATGGAGATGGATATGTAGAAACTCCAGATGGGAAGAAACTTATATTAGATTTTGTAATCTATACTAGTAGAGAGGAGTTAAAAATCTATGCTCAAGCAGCTCAAATAAGTTTAAAAGAGGTTGGCATTAATGTAAAGATTAACACAGTGAGCTATGAAACACTTTTAGATTTTAGAGATGCTGGAAAATTTGATCTATTAATTTGGAATGTCCTTGTAGCTAATACAGGAGACCCTGAAAAATATCTGAGAGAGAACTGGTATAGTAAATCTATCTCTAACCAAACTGGATATAATAATCCAAAAGTTGATGAGCTTTTAGATAGATTGGAAAAGGAGTTTGATCCAGTTCTAAGAAGAGAGTTAATAGTAGAGGTTCAACAGTTGATAATGGATGATATCCCAACTATTTTCTTTGGATATGAAACAACTTACTTAATATCTTCTCAGAAGTTGAAAAATGTAGAGATGTTCCCAATAGATTACTATTGGATAACTAGTAAAACAGCTTTTAAATAG